TCATGCCCCTGGCGGGCTACCTTATCGCCACCATTTTCCTGCTGTTTCTGGTCATCGCGATCCAGGGAGAAGTGAGCCTGAAAATGAACATTCTTGTAAGCTGCGGGTTCGCCCTGGTGCTGTACCTGATTTTTTTCAAGGTGCTTCATATTCTTCTGCCCCACGGTTTTCTCGAATTCATCTAGGCCCCGCTCCCTGAGAGAATCTGCGCCCGCGGGTAGTTTTTTAGCTTGTCATACTGGAGGCTGAGCGTCTCATGGAATTTCTGCAGAATATAGCTCTCGGTTCGAGCGTGGTTTTCACTTTCAAGGGCATCTCGGCCATCATAGCCGGTGTGGTGGCCGGGACCATCGGCGGCGCCATTCCCGGCATCAACGCCACCATGACCATGGCCATCCTGCTGCCCTTCACCTGGGGGATGGACCCCACCGTGGCCATCCTCATGTACGTGGGAATTTACTGCGGGGGCCAGTACGGCGGCTCCATTCCGTCGGTCCTGATCGGCACGCCCGGGACGCCGTCCTCGGCAGCGACAGTGATGGACGGATATCCCCTCCACCTTCAGGGGAAGACCGGCCTTGCCCTGGGCATGTCGCTCTACGCCAGCGTATTCGGGGGGATCGTCTCGAGCGTCGCCCTGATGATCTTCGCCATTCCCCTGGCGAAGGTGGCCCTTGCCTTCGGTCCGCCGGAGTACTTCGCCCTGTCGCTCCTCGGCCTGACCCTCGTGGCCTCCCTGTCCACCGACGTGTTCAAGGGGCTCATCGCGGCGGCCCTCGGCCTTCTCCTGGCCACCATCGGGCTCGACCCCTTCGCCGGTATCGTCCGGTTCGGCTTCGGCAGCGAAAACCTGATCGAGGGATTCGAGATCATCCCCTTCTACATGGGAATCTTCGCCCTGAGCCAGGTGCTCTACATCATCTTCAAAAAAATCAAGCGGGCGGTGGTGGAGTACCGGATCACCTCCAAATACCCGTCGAACCTTGATTTCATCCGGTGTCTTCCCTCCATGCTCATAGGATCGGTCATCGGCATGTTCGTGGGCGCCATGCCGGGAGCGGGGGCGTCCATCGCCTGCTGGCTGGGATATAACGAAGCGAAACGGTGGTCCCGCCATCCTGAAGAGTTCGGCAAGGGGTCCCTGGAAGGGGTAGCCGCCCCGGAAGCCACGAACAACGCCGTCACGGGAGGCGCTATGGTGCCCCTCCTGTCCCTGGGCATACCGGGCTCAGGCTCCACGGCGATCATGCTGGGCGTGCTCATCATCCACGGTCTCCGGCCGGGCCCCATGCTCTTCGTCACCAACCCGGAAATCCCCTACTCGATCTTCGTCTCCCTGTTCGTCTCGAACATCTTTATGATCTTCGTCGCCCTTCTGCTGATCAAGCTCCTCATCAAGGTGGTCAACATCCCCGAGACCATAATGAACGCCTGCATCCTGGCCATCATCTTCGTCGGCGCCTACTCGGTGAACAACAGCATGTTCGACATCTTCACCGTCCTTCTCTTCGGTATCCTCGGCCTTGTCATGAAAATCTACGACTATCCCATCACGGCCACGGCCCTCGGCTTCGTGCTGGGGTACCTCGTGGAGACGAACTTCCGGCGGTCCCTCACCCTCTCCAAGGGAGACTGGTCCATATTCCTGACGAACCCCATCTCCATGGTCATCATCACTCTCTCAGTCCTGAGCGTGGCCTACGCGGTCTACTGCAACCACTTCAGGAAAAAACGGGGTGCGGCGGAATAGAGAAACCCTGTCCGGGACGCATCTGCCCGGAAAAATGACGAAATACTCCAAAAATATGTGAAGGAGAGTCGAGACATGGCGGTCTACAAACTTGGAATATTGAAAGGCGACGACATCGGGCTGGAAGTGGTGCCCGAGGCGGTGAAGGTGCTGAACGCGGCCGTCGCCGGGTGCGGAGGCGTGACGCTGGACTGGTGCGAGCTGCCCGTGGGGTACCCCTCCTACCTGAAGAGCGGGGAAACCCTTCCCGCCTCAACCCTTGATGCCCTCTACGGCCTTGACGGGTGGATCCTGGGGCCCATCGGCCACATGGCCTATCCGAAGGACGATCCGAAGGCCATCAACCCTCACCCCATCCTGCGGCGGAATTTCGACCTGGCGAGCAACATCCGCCCGGCCAGATCCCACCCTTCCCTTCCGTGCCTCCGGCAGGACGTGGACCTTGTCATCATTCGGGAGAACAACGAGGGCTTCCAGCCCGACAGAAACATGTACAAGGGCATAGGCGAGTGCATGCCCACACCGGACATGGCCCTGTCCCTCCGGGTGATTACCAGGCGGAATTCCTCCATGGTGGCCAGGACGGCATTCGAACTGGCCCGGCAGCGCAACGGAAAGAAGAAGGTTACCGCCATTCACAAGAACACGGTCTTCAAGATGGGCTGCGGTCTCTTCATCGATACCTGCGCGGAAGTGAGCAAGGAGTATCCCGACGTCGAGTTCGGCACGGCGGTGGTGGATACCTTCGCCATGCACCTCGTCATGCGGCCGGCGAATTTTGACGTGGTCGTCACCACCAACATGTTCGGCGACATCCTCTCCGACGAAGCGGCAGGCCTGGTGGGAGGGCTCGGCATGGCCCCCGGGCTCTGCGTCGGGCCCCGGTACGCCATGGCCCAGGCCACCCACGGATCGGCCCCGGACATCGCCGGGAAGAACATCGCCAATCCCTACGCCATGATCATGTCCGCCCAGATGCTGCTCTCCTGGCTCGGGAACGGGAAAGGTGATCAGGAAGCGGTTCGGGCGGCGGAGAATATTGAAGCGGCCCTCGGAAAGGTGCTGTCCGACAAAGAGAGCGTCACCCCGGACCTTGGGGGGACGGCGGGAACCGACGCCATGGGAAATGCAGTCTGCCGCGCCCTTGAGGCCCTGTAACCAAAGCAGGTAAAAAATTACGAGCCCCTTCCCGGACAATCAGGGAAGGGGCTCGTTTCTTGCGGATCAGGCGCCGGCGGCGTCCCGCTTCTTTTTCTCGGAGACGATCTTCAGGATCTCGGCGCAGCGGATCTGGTTGAAAATGCCGCAGTAGCAGAAGTTGGAAAGCTTCTTCGCACCTTCCTCGACGGAGAGTTTTCCCTTGTCCACCTGTTTCTGGACGTCCTCCACGAACTTGGGCGGGATCATGTGGTGGCCGCACATGGTGGTGATGGACAGGGTGTCCTCGTCGGGGAGGCGGCTCTTGTTGCCCCACACCCCGAGGGAGTAGTTGATGGAGTGGGGGGTTACACCGGCTTCTTTGCAGGCGGGAAGCACCTCGGAGAGCACACCGGTGATGACCACCGACATACCGAGATCCTTGGCCTTGATGTCCTTCAGGAAGCCCACCACCTGCTCCCTGCTGGTAAAGACGCCCCTGATGCGGGACTTGTCGCTGATGTTCTTCTTAATCTCCTCGCTGGAGAACCGGGTCAGGGGGCCGGTCTTCACGTCGCCCCAGTTTTCCGAATGCCAGGCCTCGGCGGTGGCGATGAACTCGAGGGCCTTGTCCCTGATGTTCTTGTCGTTCACGCCCTTGGTCTGGTACATAAACCAGTTGAAGTCCTTCTTCTGGGACTCGATGTCCCCCGATCTGTGCAGTGAGTGGGTCATTTCGTTCTTCCTCCTGTTCTCTTCTCGGTCCTACAGGGTGCTGAGGGGCCTGCCGAGGCCGACGTTCACCTTGCCCCGGTGTGGCTGCGGGATCCCGAGGGCGTCGAGCTCCCTGAGCACGGGGTTCTCTCCGTTTTCATCCACGCGGAGGATGAGCCCCACGGAGAAAACGGTGTCGATTTCCTTTTCCACTCTCTGCAGGGCGCGGAAGACGTCGGACATCCTGTCCAGGGGGCAGCTCCCCTCGATGATGACCGAGAGAAGATGGTAGTCGAGGCAGGCGTCGTCCAGCTTGCCGGTCTTTATGTCCGTCATGAGGGCGGAAAGAGGAGTGGTCTCCGGCGGCTCGAAGACGAGGCCGGCTTCAGCCATGGCCATGGCCACTTTCTCGGCGTCCCGGAGGAACACTCCCAGGCCCGGGCGGCCCATGTCGATGGCGAAGCCCGCGTAGCCCTTCTTCACCCTGCCGGTCACGTCGTTGGTCTTCACTTCCTCGGTGCCCCGTCCCGTGACGCCGGTGATGCCGTGATTCTCCACGGGGTCGCTCATGACGTGCTGGAACTGCTTGAAAAAACTGTCGAGCTCCACTGTCTCTATGGCGCCCACGGGGCAGACCTTCTGCCGCACGCAGACGTAGCACTCGGTGCACCGGGCCTGGTCCACGAAGCACTTCTTCTCTTCGGGGAGATAGTGGATGGCGTCCACAGTGCAGTACTTCATGCACGTTTTGCAACCGACACATTTTTCCTTGTTGATGACTGTCATTGACCTACACCCTTTCTCTTTTTCTGAACTGCCTTCAGCCGGTCCGCACAAAACTGCCTATGCGGAAGGGGGAACCTCTCTCGTTTTTCTGTGGTCCCTGATCATGCGGATGAAGGGCATGATCAGCGTAGCCAATCCCAGCGCGATGAACACGAGGGATATGGGTCGGGTGAAGAAGGTGGTCCATTCGCCGGCGGAGATGATGAGCCCCCTCCTGAAGTTGCTCTCCGCCATGGGCCCGAGGACCAGGGCAAGCACCAGCGGGGCTATCGGGAACTCGAACTTTCTCATGAAGTAGCCCACCACGCCGAAGGAGAACATGAGGAACACGTCGGAGAGGCTGTTGTTCTCGGCGAAGGAACCGATGGTGGCCAGGATGAGGATCATGGGTACGAGAACCCGGTTGGGGATCTTCGTGACCTGGGAGAAGAGGCGGGCTCCCAGCATACCGAGGACGAAGAAGGCGACATTAGCCAGGATCATGCCGGCAAAGAGGCCGTAGACCAGGTCGGGGTTCTCCCTGAAGAGCAGCGGTCCCGGGCGGAGCCCCTGGATCATGAAGGCGCCGACCAGGATGGCCGTGGTCTCCGATCCCGGGATGCCCAGGGAAAGGAGGGGAACCATGGCCCCTCCTGTGGCGGCGTTGTTGGCCGCTTCAGGGGCGGCAATGCCTTCAAGGCAGCCTGTGCCGAACTTCTCCGGCGTCTTTGACCACCGGCGGGCCTCGTTGTACCCGATGAAGGAGGACATGGTGGCTCCGGCGCCGGGGAGGATGCCCACCAGGGTACCGATAATGGAGGACCGGACGAGGGTCCCTGTCACGGAGACCAGGTCCTTCAGGCTGATGGTGAGGCCGGAAATGGCCTGCTTCACGCCGCCGAGCTCCTTGATCTCCTTCTCCACGGTGATGAAGATCTGGGAAACGGCGAAGAGGCCGATGAGCACGGGGATGAAGGAAATGCCGTTCAGAAGCTCCACGATGTCGAAGGTGAACCGGGGAACTCCCGTGACGATGTCAATCCCCACCGTGCCGAGGAGAAGGCCGATAACCGCGGAGATGAGTCCCTTCACCATGTTTTCGGCGGAAAGGCTGGAGATGATGCTCAGGCCGAAGAAGCACAGGGCGAAGTATTCCGCCGGGCCGAACATGAGAGCCATCCGGGCCAGCGGGGGGGAAAGGAAGATAAGGACGATCACGCTGAAAATTCCCCCGATGAAGGACGCCGTGGCGGCCATGCTCAGGGCCCGTCCGGGCTCTCCGTTCTGGGCCATCTCGTAGCCGTCCAGGACGGTGCAGGCCGCGGCGGTGGTTCCGGGAGTCCGGAGAAGGATGGCGGTGATGGATCCTCCGTAGATGGCGCCGCAGTAAATGCTGAGCAGCAGCACGATGGCTGGCAGGGCGCTCATTCCGTAAGTGAGGGGGAGCAGCAGGGCGATGCCCATGGAGGCGTTCAAACCGGGAAGGGCGCCGATGGAGATACCCAGGGCGCTTCCCACGAACACGCTCACCAGGTTCTGCAGGGTGATTACATCCTTGAAGCCTTCAAGCATCATGAGGGCGGATTCCATGATCCAGGTCCTCCCTTAGCCCAGGAATCCCTTGGGAACAGGGACCTTGAGCAGATTTGCGAAAACGAAGTACACGGCAAAAACGATGAGCAGGACGGGAACCATGTCCATAATCCGGAACCTCCTCGTGGTGATGACCGTGATGATGCAGGCGAAAATCGGAGCCAGAACCAGGAAGCCCGCTTCGGGAAGAAAATACCAGAAGGCGTAGCAAATGCCTGCCGTTAGTGCCACCGCGCCGATGCCGGAAAAGGATGCCGTGGTCGCTTTTGTCAGTTTTTTCATATCAAGAAGCGCCATGAGTGCGGAGAGGAACATGAGCGCCCCCGCGAAGAGCTGCGGGAAAGCGTGGGCTCCCACCTGGCCTTCGATTTCAATGTCGGGCACATATTCCCCGGCCTCCCTGAAAATCAGGTAGCCGAAGACGAACAAAACCACCCCGAGTACGGTGTTCATGTATCGAAAATTTTTCATGTTCTGCCCCCACAGTCTAAAGTGCCGTTATGCGGACCGGGTGCGCGGTCGGTTTGGCCGCGCACCCCGAAAAAACGCTACTTCTTTTCCTTGATGAGGCCCAGTTCCTTCAGTTCTTTCTTGTAGAAAAGGTCCTGCTCGGCCACGAAGAGGGCGAAGTCGGTGCCGTTGAGGTAGGCGGCCTTGAGCTGGTTATCGGCCAGGTACTGCCGGAAGCCTTCCTGGGCCACCACTTTCTCGATGGCGGCGGAGAGGTAGTCAATGGCTTCCTTCGGTGTTCCCTTGGGGGCGACAACGCCGCGCCATGTGGGGACCACCACGTCGTAGCCGAGTTCCTTGAAGGTGGGGACTTCGGGGAAAGCGTCCCACCGCTCGGCGCTGAAGCTGCCGAGGAGCCTGACCTGCCCGGCGGCGATCTGTTCGGTCAGCTCGCTGGGGTTGTTGGTCAACACGTCGATGTGCCTGCCCAAGAGGGACGCCAGGGAGTCGGCGCCGCCCTCGAAGGGAACGAACCGGGACTTGATGCCGGAGAGCTTGGAAAGCTTCGCGGAAGCCACGTGGTCAGAGGTTCCCACGCCGAAGGTTCCCCAGCTCACGCCGCCCTTCTCCTTCGCGTAGGCCACGAACTCCTCCCAGGTCTTGTAGGGGGCATCGGAGCTCACGGCGACCACGTTGGTCTCCACGGCGACCCGGGCGATCATGTCGAAGTCGGCGGGACCCTTGGGGGAGCGGCCGAGGGCGGGCGTCAGGACGAAGTTGGTGGTGACGGCGAGGATGGTGTGCCCGTCAGCGGGCTTGGAAGCGGTGTAGGCCATTCCCACGGCGCCGCCGCCGCCGCTCTTGTTCACGGGCACGAAGGGCTGGGACACGTAGGGCTCCATGAGCCTGGCCATGTTCCTGACGAAGATGTCGCTGCCGCCGCCGGGGGAAGCCCAGATGACCCATTCGATAGGCTTTTCAGGATAGGCCGCAAAGGCCGCTTCGGTCCCGGAAAGCATGGTCGCAAAGAACGCAAGAACCAGAAATGCCGCCAGTTTCGTTTTTCTCACAATGATTCCTCCTTCATATTTGTTTCCCTGTCCTCATATTTGTTTCCCTGTCCTCCCTGGTGCGATGAACGATGAACACGTTATGGCGATCTCTTTTCCACCTCCCCGTCAGCGGAATCAAGCGTTGCCAGTATGGAGTTCAAGGCGTTGCCGAGGTGAATCCGGATGCATTCCCCGGCAGCGGTTTCATCCCTCCTTTCGAGGGCGTCGATGATGTTCCTGTGTTCCTCGATGACCTGGGGAATCCGGTTGGGCGTGTTCACGGACCGGATGCGAAAGAGCCGGGCGTTACTCTGCACCTGCTCGATGAAGCCCGTAAGAATTGAGCTGTCGGCAGCGGAGAGGATGATCCTGTGGAACTCCACGTTCGCCTCGATGATGCATTCCATGTCGGTGTGGTGAGCACAGGCCTCCATGCGCTTCACGTTCTTCAGGAGGTTTTCGAGGATTCCGGCGGTAAGGTTCGGAAGGGCCCACTGGACCGCGAGGGTCTCCAGGTGGAGACGGAGGGTGTAAAGCTGGACGATGTCTTTTTTCTCCAGCCTGGCGACCACGAACCCCTTGTTCGGAAGCTTTTTGACGAGTCTCTTTGCCACGAGGCTGTTCAGGGCGTCATGGACGGGGGTTCTACTGATGCCCATACTCTCCGCCAGCGTTCGTTCCACCAGGCGTGTGCCGGGGGGGATTTTTCCCGCCAGGATGGCGGAACGGAGTTCTTCGAAAGCTCTTTCGCTGAGACTCTTCACTTCGGGGAGCTTTGAAATCATGTTTTTCCTCCGCTGCCGGCCCTGGTCGGCATTGAAAAGGACGAAATCCGCTCCGGAGCTTTTCTCCTGAAAGCGGGACAAAGGCCTGATTTTTTTGGAATGCGGCATGCGGCATGCCAAATGGAATCGGAAATATTTTATACACTTTGTGTCTGACTTGTCAAGGTGGAAGTGCTGTTTCCGCTGTTTCAGCATTGCCCTCTGCCATCATGAGCGAAAGTGACCGCGAAGCATTTCGCTCTTGTCATCCTGAGCAACGCGAATCGCGCAGCATCCCGAGCACAGCGAGGGGAGGACCTCGCTCTTGTCGTCCTGAGCGAAGCGATCGCGCAGCATCCCGAACACAGCGAGGGAAGGACCTCGGTCTTGTCGTCCTGAGCAACGCGAAGGACCTCGGTCTTGGTCTTTCGTCCCTTAGGGGCAAGCCCAGATCCTTCGGCCACGAAAGCCGGCCTCAGGATGACAAACGTTACGGGCAAACCGAGATCCTTCGGCCAAGAAAGCCGGCCTCAGGATGACAGAACAGACGTCGTCCTGAGCGAAGCGATCGCGCAGCATCCCGAACACAGCGAGAGAAGGACCTGGTTGTGTGCTCGGCATGGGCGTTATCTATGAGGTGAAAGTCCTGAACGGTGAAGGCAGCAGTAGCCGTAGTTGAAGGCAAGGGCGTTCCTGGTGACGGGGAGTCTGAAGGAAGCCGGAAGATGCAGAAAGTACTGGAAAAGGAGGGCTGGAAAGTAAAACACAAGAGAATAGAGCGGCTGATGAAGGCCGCAGGACTTCGGTCCTGGCTCTCTGTGAAATACTAGGCGACGACGAACTCGAAGCACAACCTGCCGGTGGCGGAGAACCTGCTGAACCGTGAATTCACGGCAGCGAAGCCTGGGGAAAAGATGGTATCGGACATAACGTATATCCGGACGGATGAGGGGTGGTTGTATGCCGCAGCGGTCATAGACCTGTACGGGCAGAAAGTCATCGGCCTGTCCATGGGCGAGAGGATGACCAAAGAGTTGGTCCTGAAGGCGCTGGATGAGGTGTACATGCGTTCCCGAGGGCCGAAGGGTGCGCTGATCCATTCAGACCGTGGCAGCCAGTATTGTTCCCATGAATACTGGAAAAGGATAGAGAAGTATGGATTGGTGTGCAGCATGTCGAAAAAGGGGAACTGCTGGGACAACGCCCCGATGGAGTCCTTTTGGGGCAAGCTGAAATATGAATGCTTGAGGGCCGGCGGTTCCGGACGGGGTAAGAAGCCCGCACTTCTTCCCCCCGTTTGGGGACCTGTCTCTTCTCTTGGGGAACGAACCTGCGGATTTAGGGAAAACCAACCTAATTGACAGAGTAAGAAAAAAAGCATAAAATCAAAATGTTTAATGTTCCGCATAAAGCAATTATGTTCCGCAATGCGGAAAGAAAATATTTATGTTGTCAAAACTGAGGTAAAATGACGGAAAAAAACAGGAGAAGCAGCAACATTCAATCTATCGAGAGAGCATTTTCGATCATTGATCTCCTTGATTCCAAGGGAGAGATGGGCATTTCAGAAATGAGCAGGCACCTCTCACTTGAGAGGAGCACGGTTCACCGTATAGTTTCCACTATGAAAAATTTAGGGTATCTGGCTCAAAATCAGATGAACGCGAAATACTCCAACAGCTTCAAGTTTTTTGAAATAGGAAACGATGTGGTCAAGCACCTCGGACTTAGGCAGCAGTGCGCTCCTTTTCTTAGGGAATTGTCGGAACAAACGCACGAGGCTGTGAACCTGGCTATTCTGGATGGAAACATGGTGATTTACATCGACAAGATCGAAAGCAAATCTACTATAAAAGTGGATCTCTCCGTCGGCAAACGCTTTCCTCCTTATTGCACCGGCCTGGGAAAAGTTCTCCTTGCATGGTTGCCCGACAACAGGGTAGATGAAATTCTCGGGGCGCCTCCTTTCCACAGGTTCACACCTAACACGTTAACGACCAGAGAAGCCGTAAACGAAGAGCTGCAAAAAGTCCGAAAAAACGGGTTTTCTGTGGACAATGAAGAATATGTGCAGGGTCTTCTCTGTATTGCGGCACCTGTCAGGGGGAGTTCCGGGGAAGTTGTTGCAGCTCTGAGTGTTGCCCTCCCGAAATTCACCAGTTCAATAGAGGAGAAAAAAATAAAAAAGGTAAGCGGGCTTTTAGTGGACGTGGCATCCCGGTTTTCACGTTCCCTGGGATATTCGGAAATCTGACCTATTGAAAGGGAGTGGGTGTATGGGCAAGGTAACGATTCAGCAACTGAAGGAAATGAAGAAAAAAGGCGAAAAAATTTCCATGGT
Above is a window of Aminivibrio sp. DNA encoding:
- a CDS encoding GntR family transcriptional regulator, with the protein product MISKLPEVKSLSERAFEELRSAILAGKIPPGTRLVERTLAESMGISRTPVHDALNSLVAKRLVKKLPNKGFVVARLEKKDIVQLYTLRLHLETLAVQWALPNLTAGILENLLKNVKRMEACAHHTDMECIIEANVEFHRIILSAADSSILTGFIEQVQSNARLFRIRSVNTPNRIPQVIEEHRNIIDALERRDETAAGECIRIHLGNALNSILATLDSADGEVEKRSP
- a CDS encoding tripartite tricarboxylate transporter substrate binding protein, producing MRKTKLAAFLVLAFFATMLSGTEAAFAAYPEKPIEWVIWASPGGGSDIFVRNMARLMEPYVSQPFVPVNKSGGGGAVGMAYTASKPADGHTILAVTTNFVLTPALGRSPKGPADFDMIARVAVETNVVAVSSDAPYKTWEEFVAYAKEKGGVSWGTFGVGTSDHVASAKLSKLSGIKSRFVPFEGGADSLASLLGRHIDVLTNNPSELTEQIAAGQVRLLGSFSAERWDAFPEVPTFKELGYDVVVPTWRGVVAPKGTPKEAIDYLSAAIEKVVAQEGFRQYLADNQLKAAYLNGTDFALFVAEQDLFYKKELKELGLIKEKK
- a CDS encoding 4Fe-4S binding protein, whose protein sequence is MTVINKEKCVGCKTCMKYCTVDAIHYLPEEKKCFVDQARCTECYVCVRQKVCPVGAIETVELDSFFKQFQHVMSDPVENHGITGVTGRGTEEVKTNDVTGRVKKGYAGFAIDMGRPGLGVFLRDAEKVAMAMAEAGLVFEPPETTPLSALMTDIKTGKLDDACLDYHLLSVIIEGSCPLDRMSDVFRALQRVEKEIDTVFSVGLILRVDENGENPVLRELDALGIPQPHRGKVNVGLGRPLSTL
- a CDS encoding tripartite tricarboxylate transporter permease, whose protein sequence is MESALMMLEGFKDVITLQNLVSVFVGSALGISIGALPGLNASMGIALLLPLTYGMSALPAIVLLLSIYCGAIYGGSITAILLRTPGTTAAACTVLDGYEMAQNGEPGRALSMAATASFIGGIFSVIVLIFLSPPLARMALMFGPAEYFALCFFGLSIISSLSAENMVKGLISAVIGLLLGTVGIDIVTGVPRFTFDIVELLNGISFIPVLIGLFAVSQIFITVEKEIKELGGVKQAISGLTISLKDLVSVTGTLVRSSIIGTLVGILPGAGATMSSFIGYNEARRWSKTPEKFGTGCLEGIAAPEAANNAATGGAMVPLLSLGIPGSETTAILVGAFMIQGLRPGPLLFRENPDLVYGLFAGMILANVAFFVLGMLGARLFSQVTKIPNRVLVPMILILATIGSFAENNSLSDVFLMFSFGVVGYFMRKFEFPIAPLVLALVLGPMAESNFRRGLIISAGEWTTFFTRPISLVFIALGLATLIMPFIRMIRDHRKTREVPPSA
- a CDS encoding IclR family transcriptional regulator, which gives rise to MTEKNRRSSNIQSIERAFSIIDLLDSKGEMGISEMSRHLSLERSTVHRIVSTMKNLGYLAQNQMNAKYSNSFKFFEIGNDVVKHLGLRQQCAPFLRELSEQTHEAVNLAILDGNMVIYIDKIESKSTIKVDLSVGKRFPPYCTGLGKVLLAWLPDNRVDEILGAPPFHRFTPNTLTTREAVNEELQKVRKNGFSVDNEEYVQGLLCIAAPVRGSSGEVVAALSVALPKFTSSIEEKKIKKVSGLLVDVASRFSRSLGYSEI
- a CDS encoding isocitrate/isopropylmalate dehydrogenase family protein, whose protein sequence is MAVYKLGILKGDDIGLEVVPEAVKVLNAAVAGCGGVTLDWCELPVGYPSYLKSGETLPASTLDALYGLDGWILGPIGHMAYPKDDPKAINPHPILRRNFDLASNIRPARSHPSLPCLRQDVDLVIIRENNEGFQPDRNMYKGIGECMPTPDMALSLRVITRRNSSMVARTAFELARQRNGKKKVTAIHKNTVFKMGCGLFIDTCAEVSKEYPDVEFGTAVVDTFAMHLVMRPANFDVVVTTNMFGDILSDEAAGLVGGLGMAPGLCVGPRYAMAQATHGSAPDIAGKNIANPYAMIMSAQMLLSWLGNGKGDQEAVRAAENIEAALGKVLSDKESVTPDLGGTAGTDAMGNAVCRALEAL
- a CDS encoding tripartite tricarboxylate transporter TctB family protein is translated as MKNFRYMNTVLGVVLFVFGYLIFREAGEYVPDIEIEGQVGAHAFPQLFAGALMFLSALMALLDMKKLTKATTASFSGIGAVALTAGICYAFWYFLPEAGFLVLAPIFACIITVITTRRFRIMDMVPVLLIVFAVYFVFANLLKVPVPKGFLG
- a CDS encoding tripartite tricarboxylate transporter permease encodes the protein MEFLQNIALGSSVVFTFKGISAIIAGVVAGTIGGAIPGINATMTMAILLPFTWGMDPTVAILMYVGIYCGGQYGGSIPSVLIGTPGTPSSAATVMDGYPLHLQGKTGLALGMSLYASVFGGIVSSVALMIFAIPLAKVALAFGPPEYFALSLLGLTLVASLSTDVFKGLIAAALGLLLATIGLDPFAGIVRFGFGSENLIEGFEIIPFYMGIFALSQVLYIIFKKIKRAVVEYRITSKYPSNLDFIRCLPSMLIGSVIGMFVGAMPGAGASIACWLGYNEAKRWSRHPEEFGKGSLEGVAAPEATNNAVTGGAMVPLLSLGIPGSGSTAIMLGVLIIHGLRPGPMLFVTNPEIPYSIFVSLFVSNIFMIFVALLLIKLLIKVVNIPETIMNACILAIIFVGAYSVNNSMFDIFTVLLFGILGLVMKIYDYPITATALGFVLGYLVETNFRRSLTLSKGDWSIFLTNPISMVIITLSVLSVAYAVYCNHFRKKRGAAE